A single Numenius arquata chromosome 15, bNumArq3.hap1.1, whole genome shotgun sequence DNA region contains:
- the BBIP1 gene encoding BBSome-interacting protein 1 produces the protein MPEGKAAFREVLPKQGQLSVEDDAAMVLCKPKVLPLKSVSLEKLEKLQRAALEAARPPEGTPPARP, from the exons ATGCCGGAGGGGAAGGCCGCGTTCCGGGAGGTGCTGCCCAAGCAAG GGCAGCTGTCGGTGGAGGACGACGCCGCCATGGTGCTGTGCAAGCCCAAGGTGCTGCCCCTCAAGTCGGTGtcgctggagaagctggagaagctgcagcGGGCGGCGCTGGAGGCGGCGCGGCCGCCCGAGGGGacgccgccggcccggccctaG